The sequence CACACCGAATATAGCAGCATGCGTTTTTCCATGTTCATGATCTCGGAATACGCCAGCATGATCGCGGCCTCCGCCCTGATGGCAACCCTCTTCTTCGGCGGGTGGCACATGCCCTTCGAGGACCAGGTCGGCCCGGGACTGGTCACCCTGTACCAGGTGGCCGGGTTCCTGCTCAAGACGGGATTCTTCCTCTTCGTCTATATCTGGGTGAGGTGGTCGCTGCCGCGTTTCAGGTACGACCAGCTGATGGCGATCGGTTGGAAGGTGCTGCTGCCGCTGGCCCTGTTGAACGTCGTAGTCACCGGAATCTGGATGCTGGTCTGATTGGGGAGTGTGATCCATGGCAATCATTGTTGAAGCGCGCAAGATGACCCTGGCGGAGCGGCTTTACCTTCCCGCGGTGATCAAGGGCATGCTCCTGACCCTCGCGCACCTCTTCAGGAAGAAGGTCACCATGCAGTACCCGGAGGTGCAGAAGATCCTGCCGCCCGGATACCGCGGCGCCCACCGGCTAAACAAGGACGAGCAGGACCGGGTCAAGTGCGTGGCCTGCGAGATGTGCGCCGTGGCCTGTCCCGCCGACTGCATCACCATCGAAGGCATGGAGACGGAATGGAACGACCGGGAGAAGATCCCCCGCACGTTCCAGATCGACATGCTCCGGTGCATTTTCTGCGGCATGTGCGTGGAAGCCTGTCCCGAAGACGCCATCGACATGACGGACGACATCGAACTCGTGGCCACGTCGCGGGAGGAGATGATCTGGGACCGGGAACGCCTGCTGAAGAACTACGATGAAACCAAAGATCAGGAGGGCACGCTGGGCCAGGTCCTTCGAAAGAGCCGGGAGGCCTTCACGCGCCCCCGGGGAGATCAGCTTCCCGACCCGGGTGGTCCGGGCGGTCATTGAGCGGCCGGGGACCGCCCCGACGAGATGCCATGGAACTCTACTTCTTTCTTTTTTTCGCCATTGTAGCCGTCGCGAGCAGCGTGGCCATGATCCTGCAGCGCAACCCGATCTACTGCGTGCTGCTGCTCATCATGGTCATGATATCCATCGCCGGCCTGTACCTGATGCTGGACGCCCAGTTCGTCGCGATCATACAGATCGTCGTGTATGCCGGCGCCATCATGGTCCTCTTCCTCTTCGTTATCATGCTGCTGAACCTGAGCCGCGAGGAGGGCGGGGTGTTTCGCATCCAGAAACCGCTGGCCGTACTCCTGGCCGCGCTGCTGTTCCTGCCTGTGGCGGCCATGATCATGTCCTATGCGAGCGGCGGAACGACCCCTCCGGCGGATGGCGGCGGAAACGGATTCGGCGAGGTGGAACAGATCGGAACGCTGTTGTTCACGAAATACCTGCTGCCCGTGGAGATCGCGGCCGTGCTCCTGCTGATCGCCATCGTGGGCGCCGTGGTACTTACGCGCAAGGGCACCGTTTCCGTGGGCGAGTGAGGGGCTGACCGTGCCGGAGTCGACGAAGCCATGATCCCTGTCACCTATTACCTGGTCCTGAGTGCCGTGCTCTTCCTGGTCGGCGCCACCGGCGTGCTGGTTCGGCGGAACGCTATCATTGTGCTGATGGGCATCGAGTTGATGCTCAACGGGGCCAATCTCTCTTTCGTGGCCTTTGCCCGGCAGTTCGGCATGGCCGACGGCCACATCTACGTGTTTTTGGTGATAACCGTGGCGGCTGCCGAAGTGGCTATCGGCCTGGCCCTGGTGATCCTGCTGTTCCGCAACCGCGGAACGGTCAACATCGACGAGGTCCGGTCCCTGCGCTGGTAGCGGTTTAGGCCGGCCAGCCCAGGACCCTTAGTTAACCCCATGACCGAATCCTTCAGTTACGTCTGGCTGATCCCCTTCCTGCCCCTCCTCGGGGCCTTCATCAACGTATTCTTCAACCGGAACCCCCGCGTATCCGGGATGATCGCCTGCGCGATGGTGGCCGCGTCCTTCCTGCTCGCGCTGGGTGTCTTCCTCCAGCTCATAGGGCTGCCGGATGGAGAACGCAGCGTCGACGTGGTCGTCTATTCGTGGATCACGACGGGCACCTTCGCGGTGGACGTGGCCTTCCTGGTCGATCCGCTTTCGACGGTCATGATGCTGGTGGTGACCGGGGTCGGACTGCTGATCCACGTCTATTCCATCGGCTACATGGGCAAGGACGCCTGCTGCGTCCGGTATTTCTCCTATCTGAACCTGTTCATGTTCGCCATGCTCATCCTCGTGATGGGCAACAACTTCCTGCTGATGTTCGTCGGCTGGGAAGGGGTCGGGCTCTGTTCCTACCTGCTGATCGGGTTCTGGTGCGAAAGGCGATCCGCGGCGAACGCGGGCATGAAGGCCTTCGTGGTGAACCGCATCGGCGATTTCGCCTTCATTCTGGGCCTGCTCCTGATCTTCCTGTACGCTGGCTCGCTCACCTATGCCGATGTGTTCGCGGCGGACCCGGCCGTGCTCGCCCCGGTCATCACGGCCGTCACCCTCTTGCTATTCATCGGGGCCATGGGCAAGTCCGCCCAGGTGCCCCTCCACGTCTGGCTGCCGGACGCCATGGAAGGCCCCACGCCCGTCAGCGCGCTGATCCACGCGGCCACCATGGTGACCGCGGGCGTGTACATGGTCGCCCGGTGCCACGCGCTCTTCGCGCAGTCCGCCACGGCCATGACCGTCGTGGCCGTCGTCGGCGCGGTCACGGCCATCTTCGCCGCGTACATCGCCCTGACCCAGTACGATATCAAGCGCGTCCTGGCCTATTCCACCGTGAGCCAGCTGGGGTACATGTTCCTGGCCTGCGGCGTCGGCTACTTCACCGCGGGGATCTTCCACCTGGTCACCCACGCGTTCTTCAAGGCCCTGTTGTTCATGGGCGCGGGCAGCGTCATACACGCGCTGGAACACGCTTTGGAAAAGGGCAGGGATCCCCAGGACCTCCGCAACATGGGCGGGCTCCGCGACCTTATGCCGGTGACCTACAAGTCCATGCTGCTGGCGACCCTGGCCATCGCGGGGATCGCGCCGTTCGCGGGTTTCTTCAGCAAGGACCTGATCCTGCTGGGCGCCTTCGTCAACGCCCCAGTGCTGTGGCTGGTCGGTCTGGCCACCGGAGCCATGACCGCCTTCTACATGTTCCGGCTGCTGTTCATGACCTTCGGCGGCGAGACCCGGCTGAGCCGGGACGAAACCGAAAAGGTCCGCGAGTCGTCCCGCGTCATGACCATACCGCTGGTCCTGCTGGCCGTGCTGTCCACCGTGGGCGGATTCATCGGCATCCCCCACGTGTTCGCAGCGGGCATGGACCGGTTCGGCGGATTCCTCGCGCCGGTGTTCTCCGGGCTGCCGGAGGCGCAGGTTCCCTCCGCGAGCGTCGAGCTGGCCCTGATGGTCCTGGCCCTGCTGGTGGCCGCGGCCGGTATCTGGGGCGCGTACACCGTGTACATTCGCGGCAACAGGGTTTTCGACCGCCTGGTACCGCGGGCGCTGTATACGCTGTCGCTGGAGAAGTTCTACGTGGATGAGATCTACGACACCGTCATCGTGGGACCGGTGAGGAAGATCGCCCGGGGATGCTGGCGCATCCTGGATTCCACGATCGTCGACGGGGGGCTGACCCTGGCCGCGCTCACGGTCCGCAGCATGGGGAACGCGATCCGGTATACGCAGACGGGGGTCGTTCAGAACTACGCGTTGATCATGGTCATCGGCGCGCTCGTGGTCTTCGCCTATATCACCGGTTACCTGGGACCGTAACCCGGGACCGCAACCCCGAAGGAATCGAAGGTACTGTACATGACGGAACTGCCTTTCCTGTCCCTCATCATCTGGCTGCCGGTCGTGGGCGCCGTCCTGCTCCTCTTCGTCAAAGGGGACACGGCCGCCCGGTGGGTGGGATTCGGCGTTTCGGCCCTGGTGCTCGTCCTCTTCGCGGTCTGCTTTGGCGCTTTCAAGGCGCACCTGGGCGAACCGCAGTTCGTGGAGCGCATGCCCTGGATCGAATCCCTGGGCGTGTCCTATCACGTAGGGGCGGACGGTATCAGCATCCTCCTCGCCGGGATCACCGCGCTCATGTGGCCCCTGGCCTTGCTCGGCACCTGGACGATCGTAAGCGAGCGGATCCGGGCCTACCAGGTTTTCATGCTGCTGATGGAAACCACCCTGATGGGCGTGTTCTTCTCCCTCGACCTGTTCCTGTTCTTCCTCTTCTGGGAAGGCATGCTGATCCCCATGTACTTCCTGATCGGCATCTGGGGTTATGAAAACAGCGCGCGGGCGGCCCTGAAATTCTTCCTGTTCGCCGTCTTCGGCAGCCTGCTCATGCTGGCCGCGGTCATCACCCTGGCCTTTCTCCACCACCAGGCCCATGACGTCCTCACCTTCGAGATGGCGGCGCTTTACCAGCTGTCCATACCGCCGGAGGTCCAGTTCTGGCTCGCCCTCGCCTTCATCGCCGCCTTCGCGGTGAAGGTGCCCATGGTGCCCTTTCACACGTGGCTGCCCGATGCCATCGTCCTCGCCGTGGTGCTCGTCAAGATGGCGGCCTACGGGTTCATACGCCTGACCCTTCCGCTGTTCCCCGATGCCCTTACCGAGCTGGCACCCCTGATGTGCGCCGTGGCGGCGGCCGGTATCGTCTACGGCGCCCTGATCGCCCTGGCGCAACGGGATATCCGGCGGATGATCGCCTATTCGACGATCAGTCACGCGGGGTTCGTCGTGCTGGGCGTATTCGCCCTGAACCAGCACGGCATACAGGGCGCGGTCGTGCACATCGTCAGCCTGGCGCTGTCCACGGGCGGACTGTTTCTGGCCGCCATGATGCTCGTCCAGCGTCGGAATACCTGGGACATGGAAGCATATGGCGGGTTGTGGCACACGATTCCGGTGTTCTCCGCTTTCCTGCTCGTGTTTACCCTGGCCTCCGTGGGCCTGCCGGGCCTGAGCAGTTTCGTCGGAGAGT is a genomic window of Gemmatimonadota bacterium containing:
- a CDS encoding NADH-quinone oxidoreductase subunit I → MAIIVEARKMTLAERLYLPAVIKGMLLTLAHLFRKKVTMQYPEVQKILPPGYRGAHRLNKDEQDRVKCVACEMCAVACPADCITIEGMETEWNDREKIPRTFQIDMLRCIFCGMCVEACPEDAIDMTDDIELVATSREEMIWDRERLLKNYDETKDQEGTLGQVLRKSREAFTRPRGDQLPDPGGPGGH
- a CDS encoding NADH-quinone oxidoreductase subunit J: MELYFFLFFAIVAVASSVAMILQRNPIYCVLLLIMVMISIAGLYLMLDAQFVAIIQIVVYAGAIMVLFLFVIMLLNLSREEGGVFRIQKPLAVLLAALLFLPVAAMIMSYASGGTTPPADGGGNGFGEVEQIGTLLFTKYLLPVEIAAVLLLIAIVGAVVLTRKGTVSVGE
- the nuoK gene encoding NADH-quinone oxidoreductase subunit NuoK, yielding MIPVTYYLVLSAVLFLVGATGVLVRRNAIIVLMGIELMLNGANLSFVAFARQFGMADGHIYVFLVITVAAAEVAIGLALVILLFRNRGTVNIDEVRSLRW
- the nuoL gene encoding NADH-quinone oxidoreductase subunit L, which translates into the protein MTESFSYVWLIPFLPLLGAFINVFFNRNPRVSGMIACAMVAASFLLALGVFLQLIGLPDGERSVDVVVYSWITTGTFAVDVAFLVDPLSTVMMLVVTGVGLLIHVYSIGYMGKDACCVRYFSYLNLFMFAMLILVMGNNFLLMFVGWEGVGLCSYLLIGFWCERRSAANAGMKAFVVNRIGDFAFILGLLLIFLYAGSLTYADVFAADPAVLAPVITAVTLLLFIGAMGKSAQVPLHVWLPDAMEGPTPVSALIHAATMVTAGVYMVARCHALFAQSATAMTVVAVVGAVTAIFAAYIALTQYDIKRVLAYSTVSQLGYMFLACGVGYFTAGIFHLVTHAFFKALLFMGAGSVIHALEHALEKGRDPQDLRNMGGLRDLMPVTYKSMLLATLAIAGIAPFAGFFSKDLILLGAFVNAPVLWLVGLATGAMTAFYMFRLLFMTFGGETRLSRDETEKVRESSRVMTIPLVLLAVLSTVGGFIGIPHVFAAGMDRFGGFLAPVFSGLPEAQVPSASVELALMVLALLVAAAGIWGAYTVYIRGNRVFDRLVPRALYTLSLEKFYVDEIYDTVIVGPVRKIARGCWRILDSTIVDGGLTLAALTVRSMGNAIRYTQTGVVQNYALIMVIGALVVFAYITGYLGP
- a CDS encoding NADH-quinone oxidoreductase subunit M; its protein translation is MTELPFLSLIIWLPVVGAVLLLFVKGDTAARWVGFGVSALVLVLFAVCFGAFKAHLGEPQFVERMPWIESLGVSYHVGADGISILLAGITALMWPLALLGTWTIVSERIRAYQVFMLLMETTLMGVFFSLDLFLFFLFWEGMLIPMYFLIGIWGYENSARAALKFFLFAVFGSLLMLAAVITLAFLHHQAHDVLTFEMAALYQLSIPPEVQFWLALAFIAAFAVKVPMVPFHTWLPDAIVLAVVLVKMAAYGFIRLTLPLFPDALTELAPLMCAVAAAGIVYGALIALAQRDIRRMIAYSTISHAGFVVLGVFALNQHGIQGAVVHIVSLALSTGGLFLAAMMLVQRRNTWDMEAYGGLWHTIPVFSAFLLVFTLASVGLPGLSSFVGEFLILVGVFQQNILIAAVAATGIILAAVYMLRMYRKVVFGPLTREENRGIRDLSFRETAVLACMTLFIIWIGVYPNPFLRTMEASVQKLLVQTHRLAETPPAGMVPSTIESMAMPADPAGPGDPAGLDANPETSQDTR